In one Leptogranulimonas caecicola genomic region, the following are encoded:
- the rplU gene encoding 50S ribosomal protein L21: MYAIVSTGGKQYKVAKGDVIDVEKLDAQPGDQVSLDVLLLADGSTTTSDPEALASEKVVAKVVDQHKAPKVTVFKFHKRKRYQRTRGHRQQLTTLEIVEVPGDVEAPVSASTAE; the protein is encoded by the coding sequence ATGTACGCAATCGTTTCCACTGGCGGCAAGCAGTATAAGGTTGCCAAGGGCGACGTCATCGACGTCGAGAAGCTCGACGCGCAGCCTGGCGATCAGGTCTCCCTGGACGTCCTCCTGCTCGCTGATGGCTCCACCACCACCTCTGATCCTGAGGCCCTGGCCTCTGAGAAGGTCGTTGCCAAGGTGGTAGACCAGCACAAGGCCCCCAAGGTCACTGTGTTTAAGTTCCACAAGCGTAAGCGCTACCAGCGCACTCGCGGTCATCGTCAGCAGCTCACCACCCTCGAGATCGTCGAGGTCCCCGGTGACGTTGAGGCTCCGGTTTCCGCCTCCACCGCAGAGTAA
- a CDS encoding TIGR03960 family B12-binding radical SAM protein: MRLPKTNSFAQIEPLLEHVSKPARYLGHEWGLEEIEPEAFSLCMVFPDVYEIGLPNLGVAILYRAVNSVPGLACERCYLPWPDMADLMRGHDVPLMSLENAYPVASFDVVGFSIAHELAGTNVMEALDLAQIPVLASDRAQDDPIIIAGGPGIWNAEPLVPMIDAFLLGEGEESIVEVTQKVKAGREAGLSRQEIIASLKDVPGTYVPSLYDYRYDEAGTRFGYAVPKEGSGAPEVVNKRVANDFTASDATCGAIVPAMETVQDKLSVEVLRGCARGCRFCQAGITYRPVRERSADSVVAACVEGLQKTGYEEVSLMSLSTTDHSQCAQILHRLNQRLAGEGVRVSIPSQRLDSFGVEMALEVAGAKRGGLTFAPEAGSQRLRDIINKNVTQEDLERAATNAFENGWQRMKLYFMMGLPGETDEDIVAIAQLAQRVIDIGREILPKGRRGGLGVTISVGVFVPKAHTPFQWVGQLSQAEVKRRQQLLLSSVHDRAIKVNTFDSDAAVLESALSKMGREGFDLIYNAWKRGCRFDAWSDQFDFEAWCAAASACGFDLDEIAQTELSLDARLPWDHTSPGESKGFLKREWRRALEGKTTQDCTRDSCAGCGVCPTLKVDNLLAQER, encoded by the coding sequence ATGCGTCTCCCCAAAACCAATAGCTTCGCCCAAATCGAGCCTTTGCTAGAGCATGTGAGCAAGCCTGCTCGCTACCTTGGCCACGAATGGGGTCTCGAAGAGATAGAGCCAGAGGCCTTCTCTCTGTGCATGGTGTTTCCCGACGTCTACGAGATCGGCTTGCCAAATCTTGGCGTGGCCATTCTCTATAGGGCGGTGAACTCGGTTCCCGGCCTCGCCTGCGAGCGCTGCTACCTGCCTTGGCCTGACATGGCAGACCTCATGCGCGGACACGACGTGCCCCTTATGTCCTTGGAGAACGCCTACCCGGTGGCCTCCTTCGACGTGGTGGGCTTCTCCATCGCCCATGAACTGGCAGGCACCAACGTGATGGAAGCCCTGGACCTAGCCCAAATTCCTGTTTTGGCCTCTGATCGAGCGCAGGATGACCCCATCATCATTGCGGGTGGCCCCGGCATCTGGAATGCCGAGCCTCTGGTGCCTATGATCGACGCTTTCCTCCTAGGAGAGGGCGAGGAGTCTATCGTCGAGGTGACCCAGAAGGTAAAGGCTGGTCGCGAGGCTGGTCTTTCTCGGCAAGAAATCATTGCAAGCTTGAAAGACGTGCCAGGCACCTATGTACCTTCGCTCTATGACTATCGTTATGACGAGGCGGGTACCAGGTTTGGCTACGCGGTTCCCAAAGAGGGCTCTGGCGCCCCTGAGGTGGTCAATAAGCGTGTGGCCAATGATTTTACGGCCAGTGACGCTACCTGTGGGGCCATTGTGCCGGCAATGGAGACGGTGCAAGACAAGCTCTCGGTTGAGGTGCTGCGAGGCTGTGCTCGTGGCTGTCGCTTTTGCCAGGCAGGCATCACCTATAGGCCGGTGAGGGAGCGCTCGGCAGACAGCGTCGTGGCGGCTTGCGTAGAGGGACTTCAAAAGACCGGGTATGAAGAGGTTTCACTCATGAGCCTCTCGACTACCGACCATTCCCAGTGCGCCCAGATTCTCCACCGCTTGAATCAGCGGCTTGCTGGCGAGGGCGTGCGTGTCTCTATTCCTTCTCAGCGTTTGGATTCCTTTGGCGTGGAGATGGCCTTGGAGGTGGCCGGCGCCAAGCGCGGCGGGCTCACCTTTGCTCCGGAGGCCGGAAGTCAGCGACTCCGCGACATAATCAATAAGAACGTCACCCAAGAAGACTTGGAGCGGGCTGCCACCAACGCCTTTGAGAATGGCTGGCAGCGCATGAAGCTCTACTTCATGATGGGCCTTCCCGGCGAGACCGACGAGGATATCGTGGCCATCGCTCAGCTGGCCCAAAGGGTGATAGACATTGGCCGCGAGATCCTTCCCAAGGGAAGGCGCGGTGGCTTGGGCGTCACCATCTCGGTAGGCGTCTTCGTGCCCAAAGCCCACACACCCTTCCAGTGGGTGGGTCAGCTCTCTCAGGCCGAGGTCAAAAGGCGCCAGCAGTTGTTGCTCTCCTCGGTTCATGACCGTGCCATCAAAGTCAATACCTTCGACTCGGATGCGGCGGTGTTGGAGTCGGCCCTCTCAAAGATGGGCCGCGAGGGCTTCGATCTTATCTACAACGCTTGGAAGAGGGGCTGCCGCTTCGACGCCTGGAGCGACCAGTTTGACTTTGAAGCCTGGTGCGCGGCGGCTTCTGCCTGCGGCTTTGACCTGGATGAGATCGCACAGACCGAGCTTTCTTTAGATGCGCGGCTGCCTTGGGACCACACCAGCCCTGGCGAGTCCAAGGGCTTCCTCAAGCGCGAATGGCGTCGGGCGCTGGAGGGAAAAACCACCCAGGACTGCACTCGCGACAGCTGCGCTGGGTGCGGCGTGTGTCCCACTTTGAAGGTAGACAACTTACTGGCACAGGAGCGCTGA
- a CDS encoding TIGR03936 family radical SAM-associated protein, whose protein sequence is MEEPTRFVLRVNYKKTGRLRHLGHLDLLRAQERSIRRASLPFCLTQGYSPRMKCAYSAALPVGAASEHEYFDLSLSSYLEPEEALARLQRSTPQDLAPIAAAYVDPHSPALGAWLDRSRWQLDLATQASAHALAEALTALAEKGQLTYLRGRKEKKVDLTSTLVGWTVEPRQPGWLRVVVDTRSSNEGALRPEVLVRAAFDDAALAGETLEACHVERLGQWHEEKDGSLVKAL, encoded by the coding sequence ATGGAAGAGCCCACTCGTTTTGTCCTGCGCGTCAACTATAAAAAGACCGGTCGCCTGCGCCATCTGGGCCACCTAGATCTCTTGAGGGCACAGGAGCGCTCCATTCGCCGGGCGTCGCTGCCGTTCTGCCTTACTCAGGGCTATTCGCCTCGCATGAAGTGTGCTTATTCGGCGGCGCTGCCGGTAGGGGCGGCTTCGGAGCATGAGTATTTCGACCTTTCCCTCTCCAGCTACCTGGAGCCGGAGGAGGCCCTTGCCAGGCTTCAGCGCTCCACTCCCCAAGACCTGGCTCCCATCGCGGCTGCCTACGTGGACCCCCACTCCCCAGCGCTGGGCGCCTGGCTCGATCGCAGTCGGTGGCAGCTGGATCTGGCTACCCAGGCTTCTGCCCACGCCCTTGCAGAGGCCCTGACTGCACTGGCCGAGAAGGGCCAGCTTACCTACCTGCGAGGCCGCAAGGAGAAGAAAGTTGACCTGACGTCTACCCTGGTAGGCTGGACGGTAGAGCCTCGGCAGCCTGGTTGGCTGAGAGTGGTGGTAGACACCCGCTCCTCCAATGAAGGGGCGCTGCGTCCTGAGGTGCTGGTGAGGGCTGCCTTCGATGATGCGGCGTTGGCCGGCGAGACTCTCGAAGCCTGTCATGTAGAGCGTTTAGGCCAATGGCACGAAGAAAAAGACGGCAGCCTTGTGAAAGCTCTGTGA